From Ignisphaera aggregans DSM 17230, the proteins below share one genomic window:
- a CDS encoding pyridoxal-phosphate dependent TrpB-like enzyme (COGs: COG1350 alternative tryptophan synthase beta-subunit (paralog of TrpB)~InterPro IPR001926:IPR006653:IPR006316~KEGG: smr:Smar_0098 tryptophan synthase subunit beta~PFAM: Pyridoxal-5'-phosphate-dependent protein beta subunit~SPTR: A3DKQ1 Pyridoxal-phosphate dependent TrpB-like enzyme~TIGRFAM: pyridoxal-phosphate dependent TrpB-like enzyme~PFAM: Pyridoxal-phosphate dependent enzyme~TIGRFAM: pyridoxal-phosphate dependent TrpB-like enzyme) yields MEIKHLRSPQTEDILPDHWYNIVPDLPEPLPPMKKPNGEDVKPEELIAIFPKKLIEQEFSTERFIKIPDELLSLYLELGRPTPLFRARRLEEFLDTPARIYYKYEGVLPTGSHKINTAIAQAYFNMLEGTKRLTTETGAGQWGSALALAGALFGLKVRVYMVRASYDQKPYRRILMQIYGAEVIPSPSPYTKSGREILERDPNHPGSLGIAISEAIEDAVTNPGTKYSLGSVLNHVLLHQTIIGLEAIKQFELIGEELPDIVIGCVGGGSNFAGLAYPFYYEEIVRGKKKSVKIIAVEPKAVPSMTRGIYTYDYGDTARLTPMLKMYTVGHRYTPPPIHAGGLRYHGVAPTLALLVKNNIVKPVAYHQTEVFRAAQLFAQMEGIVPAPESAHAVKAVIDEAIRAREEREKKVIIFNLSGHGLLDLAGYQEYLENRLRDYEPEKIDLSYLNTY; encoded by the coding sequence ATGGAGATAAAGCATCTTAGATCTCCACAAACAGAAGATATACTACCTGATCACTGGTATAACATAGTTCCTGATCTACCAGAACCATTACCACCAATGAAAAAACCAAATGGGGAGGATGTAAAGCCCGAGGAACTCATAGCTATATTCCCTAAGAAACTTATTGAGCAGGAGTTTAGTACTGAGAGATTCATTAAGATTCCAGATGAATTGCTATCCCTATACCTAGAACTTGGTAGACCTACTCCTTTGTTTAGGGCTAGGAGGCTTGAGGAGTTTTTGGATACTCCTGCAAGGATATATTATAAGTATGAGGGTGTATTGCCAACAGGTTCACACAAGATAAATACAGCTATAGCACAAGCATATTTCAATATGCTTGAAGGTACTAAAAGGCTTACTACAGAGACTGGAGCTGGGCAATGGGGATCTGCGCTAGCCTTGGCGGGAGCTCTCTTTGGTCTAAAGGTTAGGGTTTATATGGTTAGAGCTAGCTATGATCAGAAGCCATATAGGAGAATACTTATGCAGATATATGGTGCAGAGGTTATACCCAGCCCAAGTCCATATACCAAGAGCGGTAGAGAGATTCTTGAGAGAGATCCTAATCACCCTGGTTCTCTTGGTATAGCTATTAGTGAAGCTATAGAGGATGCAGTTACAAATCCTGGTACAAAGTATAGTCTTGGGTCGGTATTAAACCATGTACTTTTACACCAAACGATAATAGGTCTAGAGGCTATTAAGCAATTTGAGCTTATTGGTGAAGAGCTACCAGATATAGTTATAGGATGTGTTGGTGGTGGAAGTAATTTTGCAGGACTAGCATATCCATTCTACTATGAGGAGATTGTTAGGGGGAAGAAGAAATCTGTTAAAATCATAGCTGTAGAGCCAAAGGCAGTTCCATCAATGACCAGGGGTATATATACATATGACTATGGAGATACAGCAAGATTAACACCAATGCTAAAGATGTATACAGTTGGACATAGATACACCCCTCCACCAATACATGCAGGAGGACTTAGATACCACGGTGTTGCACCAACACTTGCACTTCTAGTGAAAAACAATATCGTTAAACCTGTAGCATATCATCAGACAGAGGTATTTAGAGCTGCACAACTATTTGCACAGATGGAGGGTATTGTTCCTGCTCCTGAGTCTGCACATGCAGTTAAAGCTGTTATTGATGAAGCTATAAGAGCTAGAGAAGAGAGGGAGAAGAAGGTAATAATATTCAATCTAAGTGGACATGGACTACTTGATTTAGCAGGATATCAGGAGTATCTTGAGAATAGACTTAGGGACTACGAACCAGAGAAAATAGATTTATCATATCTTAATACATATTGA
- a CDS encoding protein of unknown function DUF362 (COGs: COG2006 conserved hypothetical protein~InterPro IPR007160~KEGG: sus:Acid_0388 hypothetical protein~PFAM: protein of unknown function DUF362~SPTR: Q02C16 Putative uncharacterized protein~PFAM: Domain of unknown function (DUF362)) yields the protein MSIAIVRAEDSYNGTKRVLELIKNEIYEKVGGRERFLIKPNFVSTYTYLSATPRETVEALLEFIHSTFNVSEIIIAESPAMGSAWEGFKNYGYYELKKRFGDIEFADLDDYDYKEIELVDEYGKTFRVPISSIILDNRYVRISPCRAKTHDTVIVTLSIKNIVVGSIRRGYKSRIHRGYYTINYAIAKIATYIMPDLGIVDGVEAMEGNGPVAGDPKRWGVVFASINPVNLDIAVSYGMGFDPHDIGYLYLLANWGYGELDLSKMRIVGESLESIRTKFKPHSTYRDQLSWKRFLAMR from the coding sequence ATGTCTATAGCTATTGTAAGAGCTGAAGATAGTTATAATGGTACAAAAAGGGTATTAGAGCTTATCAAGAATGAGATCTATGAGAAGGTTGGTGGTAGAGAGAGGTTCTTGATAAAACCTAACTTTGTATCTACATATACATATCTAAGTGCAACACCTAGAGAAACTGTTGAAGCTCTCCTAGAATTCATACATAGCACTTTTAATGTTTCTGAGATTATAATAGCAGAGTCTCCAGCTATGGGAAGTGCTTGGGAGGGCTTTAAGAATTATGGCTATTATGAGCTGAAGAAGAGGTTTGGAGATATAGAGTTTGCTGATCTAGATGACTATGACTATAAAGAGATTGAGCTTGTCGATGAATATGGAAAGACCTTTAGAGTACCTATATCAAGTATAATTCTTGATAATAGATATGTAAGGATATCTCCCTGTAGAGCTAAAACACATGATACTGTTATTGTAACTCTAAGTATTAAGAATATAGTTGTTGGATCTATAAGAAGAGGATACAAGTCTAGGATACATAGAGGCTATTATACAATCAACTATGCAATAGCAAAAATAGCTACATACATAATGCCAGATTTAGGTATTGTTGATGGTGTAGAGGCTATGGAGGGTAATGGACCTGTAGCTGGTGATCCAAAGAGATGGGGAGTTGTTTTTGCATCTATAAATCCTGTTAATCTCGATATAGCTGTATCCTATGGAATGGGTTTTGACCCCCATGATATAGGGTATCTATATCTACTTGCTAACTGGGGATATGGAGAACTAGATTTATCTAAGATGAGAATTGTTGGTGAATCTCTAGAGTCTATTAGGACAAAGTTTAAGCCTCATTCAACATATAGAGATCAGCTCTCTTGGAAGAGATTTCTAGCCATGAGATAG
- a CDS encoding Glyoxalase/bleomycin resistance protein/dioxygenase (InterPro IPR004360~KEGG: cma:Cmaq_0277 glyoxalase/bleomycin resistance protein/dioxygenase~PFAM: Glyoxalase/bleomycin resistance protein/dioxygenase~SPTR: A8MAT9 Glyoxalase/bleomycin resistance protein/dioxygenase) has product MCENDLKNVVQIGIVVDNIEKAVESWSKLLGVEPPEIIETGPLEETKMEFRGRQSSGRAKLAFIKLENIVIELIEPIDGPSTWREFLENRGPGIHHIAFDVGKPEECLEKLEGLGARVEQRGMFRGGYYVYVDARKSLGAIIEILHHYRDR; this is encoded by the coding sequence ATGTGTGAAAATGATCTTAAAAACGTTGTTCAGATAGGTATAGTTGTAGACAATATTGAGAAAGCTGTTGAGTCTTGGTCAAAACTTCTTGGTGTAGAGCCTCCAGAGATTATCGAGACTGGTCCTTTGGAAGAGACGAAGATGGAGTTTAGAGGAAGGCAATCTAGTGGTAGAGCCAAGCTAGCCTTTATAAAACTTGAGAATATTGTTATAGAGCTTATAGAGCCTATAGATGGGCCTAGTACATGGAGAGAATTTCTAGAGAATCGCGGTCCTGGTATACATCATATAGCGTTTGATGTAGGTAAACCTGAGGAATGTCTAGAGAAGTTAGAGGGTCTTGGTGCTAGAGTTGAGCAGAGGGGTATGTTTAGAGGAGGATACTATGTATATGTCGATGCTAGAAAAAGTCTTGGGGCTATTATAGAGATACTTCATCACTATAGAGATAGATGA
- a CDS encoding ribose-5-phosphate isomerase (COGs: COG0698 Ribose 5-phosphate isomerase RpiB~InterPro IPR003500~KEGG: dka:DKAM_1397 sugar-phosphate isomerase, RpiB/LacA/LacB family~PFAM: Ribose/galactose isomerase~SPTR: B8D6J2 Sugar-phosphate isomerase, RpiB/LacA/LacB family~TIGRFAM: sugar-phosphate isomerase, RpiB/LacA/LacB family~PFAM: Ribose/Galactose Isomerase~TIGRFAM: sugar-phosphate isomerases, RpiB/LacA/LacB family), producing MVLNMTFPGKRVAVGSDDLYPVVNAVVRYLKEKGFEIIPVGAIKTGKPEPWPIVGYEVGELVASGKADWGIVICYTGTGVSIAANKVRGVRAALCNDAETARGARLWNNANVLALSGRLVTEYVAKEILEAWISTTKIDESEARNIEMLEKLDREGKI from the coding sequence ATGGTATTGAATATGACCTTCCCAGGAAAGAGAGTTGCTGTAGGATCAGATGATCTATATCCAGTTGTAAATGCAGTGGTTAGATATCTTAAGGAGAAAGGCTTTGAGATAATACCTGTAGGAGCTATAAAGACTGGAAAGCCAGAGCCCTGGCCCATTGTGGGTTATGAGGTTGGAGAACTTGTTGCTAGTGGTAAGGCTGATTGGGGTATAGTAATCTGCTATACAGGTACAGGAGTTTCTATAGCTGCAAATAAGGTTAGGGGTGTGAGAGCTGCTCTATGTAATGATGCTGAGACAGCTCGTGGTGCAAGGCTATGGAATAATGCAAATGTATTAGCATTGAGTGGAAGACTTGTAACAGAGTATGTAGCAAAGGAGATTTTAGAGGCGTGGATCTCAACAACAAAGATAGATGAGTCTGAGGCTAGGAATATAGAGATGCTTGAGAAGCTTGATAGAGAGGGTAAGATATAG
- a CDS encoding 1-(5-phosphoribosyl)-5-amino-4-imidazole- carboxylate (AIR) carboxylase (COGs: COG1691 NCAIR mutase (PurE)-related protein~InterPro IPR000031~KEGG: kcr:Kcr_0479 1-(5-phosphoribosyl)-5-amino-4-imidazole-carboxylate (AIR) carboxylase~PFAM: 1-(5-phosphoribosyl)-5-amino-4-imidazole-carboxylate (AIR) carboxylase~SPTR: B1L453 1-(5-phosphoribosyl)-5-amino-4-imidazole-carboxylate (AIR) carboxylase~PFAM: AIR carboxylase) — protein sequence MYDLRKILEDLVNERIDIDEAVKRIRLFGIENIENMIRFDISRHLRRDVPEIVFGEGKDVESLARIIKEVTQQIGRVIVSRLSPRQIEFLRRLELDNISIEINDRGRIAVARLKNYTKPFYNCRIGIVAAGTADIGVAEEARVVVEEMGCRAIAIYDVGIAGLHRVIEAVKRVKEEDVDVVIAIAGMEGALPSVLASLLDIPVIGVPTSIGYGVGGKGKSALYSMLQACPLGLAVVNIDNGVNAAIIASLIGRRIALYRSKC from the coding sequence ATGTATGATCTGAGGAAGATTCTTGAGGATCTCGTCAATGAGAGGATAGATATAGATGAAGCTGTAAAGAGGATTAGGCTATTTGGTATTGAAAATATTGAGAATATGATTAGATTTGATATTAGTAGACATCTTAGGAGGGATGTACCGGAGATAGTATTTGGGGAGGGAAAGGATGTAGAGAGTCTAGCTAGAATTATAAAGGAGGTTACACAGCAGATAGGTAGAGTCATAGTATCTAGACTTAGCCCTAGACAGATAGAGTTTCTGAGAAGGTTAGAGCTAGACAATATCTCTATAGAAATCAATGATAGGGGGAGGATAGCTGTTGCTAGATTAAAGAACTATACAAAACCCTTCTACAACTGTAGGATAGGGATTGTAGCTGCTGGAACAGCTGATATTGGTGTAGCTGAGGAGGCTAGAGTAGTTGTTGAGGAGATGGGGTGTAGAGCCATAGCTATATATGATGTTGGTATAGCTGGTCTACATAGGGTTATAGAGGCTGTAAAGAGGGTTAAGGAGGAGGATGTAGATGTTGTTATAGCTATTGCTGGTATGGAGGGTGCACTACCATCGGTTCTCGCATCACTTCTAGATATACCGGTGATAGGAGTTCCAACATCTATTGGATATGGTGTTGGTGGTAAGGGAAAGTCTGCTTTATACTCAATGCTACAAGCATGCCCCTTAGGATTAGCAGTAGTTAATATTGATAATGGTGTTAATGCAGCTATTATTGCAAGTCTTATTGGTAGGAGAATCGCTTTGTATAGATCTAAATGCTAA
- a CDS encoding hypothetical protein (KEGG: dka:DKAM_0450 permeases of the major facilitator superfamily protein~SPTR: B8D3U5 Permeases of the major facilitator superfamily protein), translating into MAIDSPRKIIIILLIDAILWGIWFGSIWLYRTALASRVSPDYFDVNIVASLPMYSASLTYLVALFIPRSIRCKRLYLFKISISISRIIFLLTSLIIFFEVFSGKILVYVVSIGFSTANLISSIAGLSWADYIADNIPLNLRSRYIALDSIMGTIGMFIGNSIAGILLYTSNSVRQYGLLFTLASLLFLSDLPLMFRLGEIINRYNDDIDRRSAIELARDLATFCVVVTIIYLSINFASSIYVPYMLERWGADELWLALMNTASTIASFLTPWTWTIAIYRIGSINTAKIAILISIAANIVFPFMSRLDLQIVRSFIAGAGGIGLWLTLFSYLVKDVDRGVRIQQTSLLFLIQNIVPAISMTIGSYIASTLWPELAFYLSAIGVLSIVLIDKVRR; encoded by the coding sequence ATGGCTATTGATAGCCCTAGAAAGATAATCATAATTTTACTTATAGATGCTATTCTATGGGGTATATGGTTCGGTTCTATATGGCTTTATAGAACTGCTCTTGCCTCAAGGGTATCTCCAGATTATTTTGATGTTAATATTGTTGCTAGTTTACCTATGTATTCGGCATCTCTAACATATCTAGTAGCTCTATTTATCCCCAGATCCATTAGGTGTAAGAGGCTGTATCTCTTTAAGATATCTATATCCATCTCTAGAATTATATTCCTCTTAACCTCGTTGATAATATTTTTTGAGGTCTTCAGCGGTAAAATTTTAGTTTATGTAGTATCCATAGGGTTTTCCACAGCAAATCTTATTTCATCTATAGCTGGCTTATCGTGGGCTGATTATATAGCTGATAATATTCCATTGAACCTTAGATCAAGGTATATTGCTCTAGACTCTATTATGGGAACTATAGGAATGTTTATAGGCAATAGTATTGCAGGTATACTTCTATATACATCTAATAGTGTAAGGCAATACGGACTTCTATTCACATTAGCTTCACTGTTATTTCTATCTGATTTACCATTAATGTTTAGATTAGGAGAGATAATCAATAGGTATAATGATGATATAGATAGGAGATCTGCTATAGAACTTGCTAGAGATTTAGCAACATTCTGTGTTGTGGTAACGATAATATATCTATCTATAAACTTTGCATCCTCTATATATGTCCCCTATATGCTAGAGAGATGGGGTGCAGATGAGCTTTGGCTAGCTTTAATGAATACTGCATCAACTATTGCTAGTTTTCTAACGCCTTGGACATGGACTATTGCTATATATAGAATTGGATCTATAAATACAGCAAAAATAGCTATATTGATATCTATAGCGGCAAACATTGTCTTTCCATTTATGTCTAGACTAGATCTACAGATAGTAAGATCTTTTATAGCTGGAGCAGGGGGTATAGGTCTATGGCTAACACTCTTTAGCTATCTTGTAAAAGATGTTGATAGAGGTGTAAGGATTCAACAAACCTCTCTACTCTTCCTTATACAGAATATTGTTCCAGCTATATCTATGACTATAGGTAGCTATATAGCTTCTACGCTTTGGCCAGAGCTAGCATTCTATCTATCGGCAATAGGAGTACTATCTATAGTTCTTATCGATAAGGTGAGAAGATGA
- a CDS encoding phosphoesterase PA-phosphatase related (InterPro IPR000326~KEGG: tpe:Tpen_0001 phosphoesterase, PA-phosphatase related~PFAM: phosphoesterase PA-phosphatase related~SMART: phosphoesterase PA-phosphatase related~SPTR: A1RW31 Phosphoesterase, PA-phosphatase related~PFAM: PAP2 superfamily) — MDIHRDADYYIYIATAILFIALIIASITNDVILWRIFSAFGEELAYIALSILIYIFIDPYTGLTLISLTILSGSINILLKYTLNLPRPPRELWKISESGPGFPSGHSQISSTFWTFICIEMKSLSMVVLSISILISIALSRIFLGVHYWYDVVGGLAIGIAITSTSILILRRFDERKTLAILNISTFIVSLYNVYMGHEIHLSLALVGLSIGFTLGYKWITKSVSIIRNTNIYGKIIMFIAIVAIAIILREISSISPAITPISYILIALSILSIPILYEKFASREKGFGSVEAEDL; from the coding sequence GTGGATATACATAGAGATGCGGATTACTACATATATATAGCTACAGCAATACTATTCATAGCATTGATAATAGCATCTATAACCAATGATGTAATTCTATGGAGAATATTTTCAGCATTTGGAGAAGAGCTAGCATATATAGCTCTATCAATACTCATCTACATATTTATAGATCCATATACAGGCTTAACACTAATCTCTCTAACCATTCTCTCAGGCTCCATAAACATATTACTGAAATACACATTGAATCTTCCAAGACCTCCTAGAGAGCTTTGGAAGATTAGTGAAAGTGGCCCCGGTTTTCCAAGTGGTCATAGCCAAATATCATCTACATTCTGGACATTTATATGCATAGAAATGAAGAGTCTGTCCATGGTCGTACTATCCATATCTATTCTAATATCCATAGCCCTTTCAAGAATTTTCCTAGGGGTGCACTACTGGTATGATGTTGTTGGTGGATTAGCTATAGGTATAGCAATAACTTCAACATCTATACTCATACTAAGAAGATTTGATGAGAGGAAAACTCTAGCTATACTAAATATATCGACATTCATAGTATCGCTATACAATGTATATATGGGTCATGAGATACATCTATCACTAGCATTAGTAGGACTATCAATAGGTTTTACACTAGGCTATAAATGGATAACCAAATCTGTTAGCATTATCAGAAATACTAATATCTATGGAAAGATTATTATGTTTATAGCTATTGTAGCTATAGCTATTATACTAAGAGAGATCTCCAGCATCTCACCAGCTATTACACCTATATCATATATATTGATAGCATTGTCAATCCTATCGATACCTATACTATATGAGAAGTTCGCTTCTAGGGAAAAAGGTTTTGGTTCTGTGGAAGCGGAAGATTTATAA
- a CDS encoding protein of unknown function DUF111 (COGs: COG1641 conserved hypothetical protein~InterPro IPR002822~KEGG: msi:Msm_0935 hypothetical protein~PFAM: protein of unknown function DUF111~SPTR: A5ULR2 Putative uncharacterized protein~PFAM: Protein of unknown function DUF111~TIGRFAM: conserved hypothetical protein TIGR00299), protein MTILVFDPSIAGVSGDMILGSLVDLGANQREIELLREFIPRYVDGVSDIDISFIDVHRGGFRAKKLVAKFIDRASHRHGIEMIRAVERIVMDLELSDKMKSFAINAIKSLVEVEAYVHGVSIDSVELDESGSIDTIIDIVGTAIALQSLGIADSTVLSLPIALGGGKISFSHGIFSVPTPATLELAKRGRALVFGGPIDEELATPTGVAILINLVDRFEARLPPVKPIRIGYGAGDKEFKSIPNILRAILCENTNEVDGYSLEEIGVIETDIDDATGEMAGYIVERLLNSGARDVSIIPLYMKKNRPGFMIRAITDIDNMTKLADILIREIGTLGVRYNIYKRVVVPIRELRPIEIEINGRKATITLKIGRNLRGEIISVKPEYEDLKTISKEFGIPIKDVLRIIYENIGRYINYRH, encoded by the coding sequence TTGACTATACTAGTATTTGATCCATCTATAGCTGGAGTCTCAGGAGATATGATACTAGGATCTCTAGTTGATTTAGGAGCAAACCAAAGAGAGATAGAGTTGCTGAGAGAGTTCATACCGAGATATGTAGATGGTGTTAGTGATATAGATATATCATTTATTGATGTTCATAGAGGTGGGTTTAGAGCTAAGAAACTTGTGGCAAAGTTTATAGATAGAGCTTCTCATAGACATGGGATAGAGATGATAAGAGCAGTAGAGAGAATTGTTATGGATCTAGAGCTTAGTGATAAGATGAAGAGCTTTGCTATAAATGCTATAAAATCTCTTGTAGAAGTTGAGGCATATGTACATGGTGTATCCATAGATAGTGTTGAGCTAGATGAATCTGGATCTATAGATACTATAATAGATATTGTTGGAACAGCTATAGCTCTTCAAAGCCTTGGGATAGCAGATTCAACAGTATTGTCACTACCTATAGCTTTGGGTGGAGGAAAAATAAGTTTTTCCCACGGGATATTCTCAGTACCCACACCTGCAACTCTAGAGCTTGCTAAAAGGGGTAGAGCTCTAGTCTTTGGAGGACCTATAGATGAAGAGCTTGCAACACCTACTGGTGTAGCTATACTCATAAATCTTGTAGATAGATTTGAGGCTAGACTTCCACCAGTAAAACCTATTAGAATTGGATATGGTGCTGGAGATAAGGAGTTTAAATCTATTCCAAACATATTGAGGGCTATACTATGTGAGAATACCAATGAAGTAGATGGCTATAGTCTGGAGGAGATAGGGGTTATAGAGACAGATATAGATGATGCTACAGGTGAGATGGCTGGCTATATAGTTGAGAGATTACTCAATAGTGGTGCAAGAGATGTATCTATAATCCCCCTATATATGAAGAAGAATAGACCTGGCTTCATGATTAGAGCAATAACAGATATTGACAATATGACTAAACTAGCTGATATCCTCATCAGGGAGATTGGGACTCTTGGAGTAAGATATAACATATATAAAAGAGTTGTTGTTCCAATAAGAGAGTTAAGACCTATAGAGATAGAGATAAACGGGAGAAAGGCTACCATAACACTAAAAATTGGTAGAAATCTTAGGGGAGAAATAATATCGGTAAAACCTGAATACGAAGATTTAAAGACTATATCTAAAGAGTTTGGAATTCCAATAAAAGATGTATTGAGAATCATATATGAAAATATAGGTAGATATATCAACTATAGACACTAA
- a CDS encoding aldo/keto reductase (COGs: COG0667 oxidoreductase (related to aryl-alcohol dehydrogenase)~InterPro IPR020471:IPR001395:IPR018170~KEGG: tpe:Tpen_1670 aldo/keto reductase~PFAM: aldo/keto reductase~SPTR: A1S0T5 Aldo/keto reductase~PFAM: Aldo/keto reductase family), which produces MEYVTLGKTDIKISRIGLGAWQFSEAWTKPDYSIAKEVVKKAIELNVNFFDTAMVYGLGVSENYLGRALREANVKRDDVVVVTKIPGDFLNEYDIPLAVEKSVRILGLGYIDVLLAHWPPVWHNYPTCEYARAMEKMVRIGLVRYIGLSNFPVELVESFRKCLSTVDVEVFQIRYNIVERYAEKELIPYAEKNRITVMAWSPIAKGAVTGKYTPQNLPQFQDVRSGEPVFHPKNFEKVYKVVEVLNELSKKYGKTPTQIALNWLIMASPVVVPIPGAKNPEQVVDNVGAVGWRLSQEDWLLLDRLSRDIRIVYSIRYLDREFA; this is translated from the coding sequence ATGGAATATGTAACACTTGGGAAAACAGATATAAAGATTTCAAGAATAGGGCTTGGAGCTTGGCAGTTTAGTGAAGCTTGGACAAAACCAGATTATAGTATTGCTAAAGAAGTTGTTAAAAAGGCTATTGAGCTCAATGTAAATTTCTTTGATACAGCTATGGTATATGGACTTGGGGTAAGCGAGAATTATCTTGGGAGAGCTCTCAGGGAAGCTAATGTTAAGAGAGATGATGTGGTTGTTGTAACAAAAATACCTGGAGACTTTTTAAATGAATACGATATTCCCCTAGCTGTTGAAAAATCGGTAAGGATTCTTGGGCTAGGATATATAGATGTGTTATTAGCTCACTGGCCACCTGTATGGCATAACTATCCTACATGTGAATATGCTAGAGCTATGGAGAAGATGGTTAGAATTGGTTTGGTAAGATATATTGGTCTGAGTAATTTTCCAGTAGAACTTGTTGAATCATTTAGAAAGTGCTTGTCAACTGTGGATGTAGAGGTATTTCAGATTAGATATAATATTGTTGAGAGATATGCTGAGAAGGAGCTTATACCATATGCAGAGAAAAATAGAATAACTGTAATGGCGTGGAGTCCAATAGCAAAAGGTGCTGTAACAGGAAAGTATACTCCTCAAAATCTTCCACAGTTTCAAGATGTAAGATCAGGAGAGCCAGTGTTTCATCCAAAGAATTTTGAGAAAGTTTATAAAGTTGTTGAAGTTTTAAATGAACTTTCAAAGAAGTATGGAAAGACTCCTACACAAATAGCTCTCAACTGGCTTATTATGGCAAGCCCAGTTGTTGTGCCAATTCCAGGTGCTAAGAACCCTGAGCAAGTTGTGGATAATGTTGGTGCTGTTGGGTGGAGATTATCACAAGAGGATTGGTTATTACTTGATAGATTGAGTAGAGATATAAGGATAGTCTACTCTATTAGATATCTAGATAGAGAGTTTGCATAG